A single Pseudodesulfovibrio aespoeensis Aspo-2 DNA region contains:
- a CDS encoding HD domain-containing phosphohydrolase, whose amino-acid sequence MPDNQFRCADSAVLTILKTSEEVNQLKDVDTILDKILYESRRFANADAGSIFLVEKDSLIFSYVQNDTLFKGESANAALYHNFAIPISEKSIVGYAAKTRGNLAIDDAYELDPTLPFAFNKSFDQKSGYRTTSMLTIPLIAQESRLVGVMQLINARNEAGAVGPFTDEAKTYIPLFCNNASVAIERGIMNRELILRMMQMAELRDPTETGAHVQRVGAYCAEIYGTWAARRKHSAKDIKRTRDNLRLAAMLHDVGKVGISDNILKKPGKLTDEEFEAVKWHTVWGARLFKNQTSGLDAMSSDIARCHHEKWAGGGYPGTVLPDLWSPEASMGASLSGEAIPLAARICAVADVYDALASPRSYKDPFPDEKCLAILEKDAGTHFDPEIVEIFIEIFDVIKAIRDKFKETAHV is encoded by the coding sequence ATGCCGGATAATCAGTTTAGGTGCGCGGACAGCGCTGTCCTGACCATCCTCAAGACCAGCGAGGAGGTCAACCAGCTCAAGGATGTCGATACCATCCTCGACAAGATTCTCTACGAATCCAGGCGGTTCGCCAATGCGGACGCAGGCTCGATCTTTCTGGTGGAAAAGGACAGCCTCATCTTCAGCTACGTGCAGAACGACACCCTGTTCAAGGGCGAGTCGGCCAACGCGGCCCTGTATCACAATTTCGCCATCCCCATCAGCGAGAAATCCATTGTCGGCTATGCGGCCAAGACCCGCGGCAACCTGGCCATCGACGACGCCTACGAGCTGGACCCGACCCTGCCCTTTGCCTTTAACAAGTCTTTTGACCAGAAGTCCGGCTACCGGACCACGAGCATGCTGACCATCCCGCTCATTGCCCAGGAGAGCCGGCTGGTGGGCGTCATGCAATTGATCAACGCGCGCAACGAAGCGGGCGCGGTCGGCCCGTTCACGGACGAGGCCAAGACCTATATCCCGCTGTTTTGCAACAATGCCTCGGTGGCCATCGAGCGCGGCATCATGAACCGCGAGTTGATCCTGCGCATGATGCAGATGGCCGAGCTGCGCGACCCCACCGAGACCGGGGCGCATGTCCAGCGCGTGGGCGCCTATTGCGCCGAGATATACGGCACCTGGGCCGCGCGCCGCAAACACAGCGCCAAGGACATCAAACGCACCCGTGACAACCTGCGGCTGGCCGCCATGCTCCACGACGTGGGCAAGGTCGGCATCTCCGACAACATCCTCAAGAAGCCGGGCAAGCTCACGGACGAGGAGTTCGAGGCGGTCAAGTGGCACACGGTTTGGGGGGCCAGACTGTTCAAGAACCAGACCTCGGGCCTGGACGCCATGAGCAGCGACATCGCCCGCTGCCATCACGAGAAATGGGCCGGGGGCGGCTATCCCGGCACGGTCCTGCCAGACCTGTGGTCGCCCGAGGCGAGCATGGGGGCATCCTTAAGCGGCGAGGCCATCCCCCTGGCCGCCCGCATCTGCGCCGTGGCCGACGTGTACGACGCCCTGGCCTCGCCCCGGTCCTACAAGGACCCCTTTCCTGACGAGAAGTGTCTGGCCATCCTTGAAAAGGACGCCGGAACCCACTTCGACCCGGAGATCGTGGAAATATTCATCGAGATATTCGATGTCATCAAGGCCATTCGCGACAAGTTCAAGGAGACCGCACACGTATGA
- the hcp gene encoding hydroxylamine reductase yields the protein MFCYQCEQTAKGGCIKAGVCGKSDSTATLQDLLLHLTKGLSLVAIAARKAGVTDSRVNRFVAEAVFSTLTNVNFDDDRFVKLIEECVALRDGLKVRVPGVVFDGPAALDPAADFDALLAQGRQYGIENDPETDPDLKSLKQTLTYGLKGVAAYADHAAILGHEDEKLHASLQELLAATLSTDLTLAQCVEAALECGRINIRAMELLDAANTSTYGHPEPTEVKLGATKGKAILVSGHDLKDLATLLKQTEGTGINVYTHGEMLPCTAYPELKKYKHLAGHYGTAWQNQKKEFAEFPGAVLMTTNCIQKPTTYLDSIFTTGLVGWPGAVHVPNSDFTLVIDKALSMAGFPADTDKGTVMTGFARNAVMAVAGTVIDAVKSGDIRHFFLVGGCDGAKPGRNYYTEFVEKAPKDTVILTLACGKFRFFDKKLGDINGIPRLLDVGQCNDAYSAVQIALALAKAFDCGVNDLPLSLILSWYEQKAVAILLSLLALGIKDIRLGPSLPAFITPNVLNYLVENYNIAAITTPDQDLKAILG from the coding sequence ATGTTTTGTTATCAGTGCGAACAGACCGCCAAAGGCGGCTGCATCAAGGCCGGAGTCTGTGGCAAGAGCGACAGCACCGCCACCCTTCAGGACCTCCTCCTGCATCTGACCAAAGGACTTTCCCTGGTGGCCATCGCCGCCCGCAAGGCAGGCGTGACCGACTCCAGGGTCAACCGCTTCGTGGCCGAGGCGGTCTTCTCCACCCTGACCAACGTCAATTTCGACGACGACCGCTTCGTCAAGCTGATAGAGGAGTGCGTGGCCCTGCGCGACGGTCTCAAGGTCCGCGTGCCCGGCGTTGTCTTTGACGGTCCAGCCGCCCTCGATCCTGCCGCCGATTTTGACGCGCTGCTGGCCCAGGGGAGGCAGTATGGCATAGAAAACGACCCGGAGACAGACCCGGATCTCAAGTCCCTCAAGCAGACCCTGACCTACGGCCTCAAGGGCGTGGCCGCCTATGCCGACCATGCCGCCATCCTCGGCCACGAGGACGAGAAGCTCCACGCCTCCCTCCAGGAACTGCTGGCAGCCACCCTGTCCACGGACCTGACCCTGGCCCAGTGCGTGGAGGCCGCCCTGGAATGCGGGCGCATCAACATCCGGGCCATGGAGCTGCTCGACGCGGCCAACACCTCCACCTACGGCCACCCGGAACCCACCGAGGTCAAGCTGGGAGCGACCAAGGGCAAGGCCATCCTCGTCTCCGGCCATGATCTCAAGGATCTGGCCACCCTGCTCAAGCAGACCGAGGGCACGGGCATCAACGTCTACACCCACGGTGAGATGCTGCCCTGCACCGCGTACCCGGAATTGAAGAAATACAAGCACCTGGCCGGTCACTACGGCACGGCCTGGCAGAACCAGAAAAAGGAATTCGCCGAGTTTCCCGGCGCTGTCCTGATGACCACCAACTGCATCCAGAAACCCACCACCTACCTGGATTCCATCTTCACCACCGGTCTGGTGGGCTGGCCCGGAGCGGTCCACGTCCCGAACAGCGACTTCACGCTGGTCATTGACAAGGCGCTGTCCATGGCAGGGTTCCCGGCAGACACGGACAAGGGCACGGTCATGACCGGCTTTGCCCGCAACGCGGTCATGGCCGTGGCCGGGACGGTCATCGACGCGGTCAAGTCCGGCGACATCCGCCACTTCTTCCTGGTGGGCGGCTGCGACGGCGCCAAGCCGGGCCGCAACTACTACACCGAGTTCGTGGAAAAGGCCCCCAAGGATACCGTGATCCTGACCCTGGCCTGCGGCAAGTTCCGCTTCTTTGACAAGAAGCTGGGGGACATCAACGGCATTCCGCGTCTGCTCGACGTGGGCCAGTGCAACGATGCCTACTCTGCGGTGCAGATCGCCCTGGCCCTGGCCAAGGCCTTTGACTGCGGCGTCAACGACCTGCCCCTCTCGCTGATCCTCTCCTGGTATGAGCAAAAAGCCGTGGCCATCCTCCTCTCGCTCCTGGCGCTGGGCATCAAGGACATCCGGCTCGGACCCAGCCTGCCCGCCTTCATCACCCCCAACGTCCTCAACTATCTGGTGGAGAACTACAACATCGCGGCCATCACCACGCCCGACCAAGACCTCAAGGCCATCCTCGGCTAG
- a CDS encoding PAS domain-containing sensor histidine kinase, with protein sequence MKRRADRPAPDPGAEREKLIGLGRRSIGKSYYPELRNRLDELERFRALLDRVSDAIFVVNADTGLIVDFSGATLSMLDCGRESLLDMPFKGLLPEHIARYADNLFNISTETLSLETEFRHPATPDRLPVPVEMTLRIVEHREVRQAIVVARDISERKRSEESMKKSHDELEVRVRERTRELARANKAKTEFLSIVSHELRTPLTSIIGFAKIIRKKLAERVFPAVDRDRDPKLCKEMDRIGKNIDIIEAEGERLTALINDVLDLAKLEANKVEYRMEPLAPAEFLRPAMDSSSALFQASEVLFLNEVGPDLPQVMGDRHRLIQVMVNLFSNAAKFTRQGSVTCRAELVGAHLRVSVVDTGAGIPQEQQTSIFDKFIQGQESLTDRPTGTGLGLPICRQIIKDHQGHLWVESAPGQGSRFLFTLPVIADAKPE encoded by the coding sequence ATGAAAAGGCGTGCTGACCGCCCAGCGCCCGATCCAGGGGCGGAGCGGGAAAAACTGATCGGCCTGGGCAGACGGTCCATCGGCAAGAGCTATTATCCAGAACTCAGAAACCGCCTGGATGAACTGGAGCGGTTCCGCGCCCTGCTCGACCGCGTCAGCGACGCCATCTTCGTGGTCAACGCCGACACTGGGCTGATCGTGGACTTTTCCGGCGCCACCCTGTCCATGCTCGACTGCGGCAGGGAATCCCTGCTCGACATGCCCTTCAAGGGGCTGCTGCCGGAACACATAGCCCGCTATGCAGACAATCTCTTCAACATCTCCACAGAGACCCTGAGCCTGGAAACCGAGTTTCGCCATCCGGCCACGCCCGATCGGCTGCCGGTGCCCGTGGAGATGACCCTGCGCATCGTGGAGCATCGGGAGGTGCGCCAGGCCATTGTCGTGGCCCGCGACATCTCGGAGCGCAAGCGCAGCGAGGAGTCCATGAAAAAAAGTCACGACGAGCTGGAGGTCAGAGTGCGCGAGCGGACCAGGGAGCTGGCCAGGGCCAACAAGGCCAAGACCGAATTCCTGTCCATCGTCTCCCACGAGCTGCGCACGCCACTGACCTCCATCATCGGCTTTGCCAAGATCATCCGCAAGAAGCTGGCGGAGCGCGTCTTTCCGGCGGTGGACCGGGACCGCGACCCCAAACTTTGCAAGGAGATGGACAGGATCGGCAAGAACATCGACATCATCGAGGCCGAGGGCGAGCGGCTGACCGCCCTGATCAACGATGTGCTGGACCTGGCCAAGCTTGAGGCCAACAAGGTGGAATACCGCATGGAGCCGCTGGCCCCGGCAGAGTTTCTCCGGCCTGCCATGGATTCGTCCTCGGCCCTGTTCCAGGCCTCGGAGGTCCTGTTCCTCAACGAGGTGGGCCCGGACCTTCCCCAGGTCATGGGCGACCGCCACCGCCTGATCCAGGTGATGGTCAACCTCTTCTCCAACGCCGCGAAATTCACACGCCAGGGCAGCGTCACCTGCCGCGCCGAGCTGGTGGGCGCCCACCTGCGCGTCAGCGTGGTGGACACGGGCGCGGGCATCCCCCAGGAGCAGCAGACCTCCATCTTCGACAAGTTCATCCAGGGGCAGGAGAGCCTGACCGACCGGCCCACGGGCACGGGCCTTGGCCTGCCCATCTGCCGTCAGATCATCAAGGACCACCAGGGGCACCTGTGGGTGGAGAGCGCGCCCGGCCAGGGCAGCAGGTTCCTCTTCACCCTGCCCGTCATCGCCGACGCCAAGCCGGAATGA
- a CDS encoding SagB/ThcOx family dehydrogenase, which yields MTIILDYHEQTSHSRGRITGRPPNQDNRPMPFKRYAGVPTLTAGADADLPDVSLNQAMLGAEGTALPDRADLPGLLASACSLTAGISQARKLPSGAVFHFRTVPSAGALFPAELYLAVQNVIGMDDGVYHYCPILHAMSQLRAGPVFVQAESDRAPMVRFLLTSVFFRSAWKYGARAYRYCLLDTGHMAQNLLLAAAIHGLGGSLDYDFDDAAMNAMLGLDPSLEGCLAVVHALGCDQTTAWAPPPRATADDLPGFSRCAPRPESPPELLDAHRATASFARCPTGRRPGPPGEFVPLADPEFPASTAATILARRSRRDFVSRPAPARDLTDLLGLLCLDQGPDCTGAVHAGFLADRTSGLTPGRHALLRAHHATTLLAPGSLLTKAARVCLDQGWLDTAALHLTFTADLAGLVRRCGPRAYRYAHLEAGRLGQLAYLAATAKRLGACGIGAFFDQEAATLLALPQGHALLYLVAVGCVRNP from the coding sequence ATGACAATCATACTGGACTACCACGAACAAACCTCGCACAGCCGGGGGCGCATCACGGGCCGACCGCCAAACCAGGACAACCGGCCCATGCCCTTCAAACGGTACGCAGGCGTGCCCACCCTGACCGCCGGGGCCGACGCCGACCTGCCCGATGTGTCCCTCAATCAGGCCATGCTGGGCGCAGAGGGCACCGCGCTGCCGGACCGCGCCGACCTGCCGGGGCTGCTGGCCTCGGCATGCAGCCTGACCGCGGGCATCAGCCAGGCGCGCAAACTGCCAAGCGGCGCGGTCTTCCACTTCCGCACCGTGCCGTCTGCCGGGGCGCTCTTTCCTGCCGAGCTCTATCTTGCCGTGCAGAACGTCATCGGAATGGATGACGGAGTGTATCACTACTGCCCCATACTGCATGCAATGAGCCAGCTGCGGGCCGGGCCCGTCTTTGTTCAGGCAGAGAGTGATCGCGCGCCCATGGTCCGGTTCCTGCTCACCTCGGTGTTCTTTCGCAGCGCGTGGAAGTACGGGGCGCGCGCCTACCGCTACTGTCTGCTCGACACCGGGCACATGGCCCAGAACCTGCTGCTGGCAGCGGCCATCCACGGTCTGGGAGGCTCTCTGGACTATGATTTCGACGATGCGGCCATGAACGCCATGCTCGGCCTGGACCCCTCCCTGGAGGGGTGTCTGGCCGTGGTCCACGCCCTGGGCTGCGACCAGACCACGGCCTGGGCACCCCCGCCCAGGGCCACGGCGGACGACCTGCCCGGTTTCAGCCGGTGCGCGCCCAGGCCCGAATCGCCGCCCGAACTGCTCGACGCCCACCGGGCCACGGCCAGCTTTGCCCGCTGCCCCACGGGTCGGCGTCCCGGGCCGCCAGGGGAGTTCGTCCCCCTGGCCGATCCTGAGTTCCCGGCCTCCACCGCGGCCACCATCCTGGCCCGGCGCTCGCGCCGCGATTTCGTGTCCCGGCCCGCGCCAGCTCGCGACCTGACCGACCTCCTCGGCCTGCTCTGCCTCGACCAGGGGCCGGACTGCACCGGGGCTGTCCACGCCGGGTTCCTGGCCGACCGCACCAGCGGCCTGACGCCGGGCCGCCATGCCCTGCTCCGGGCGCACCACGCCACCACCCTGCTCGCACCGGGCAGCCTCCTGACCAAGGCGGCGCGCGTCTGCCTGGACCAGGGCTGGCTCGACACCGCCGCCCTGCACCTGACCTTTACCGCGGATCTGGCCGGGCTAGTGCGCCGCTGCGGCCCGCGCGCCTACCGCTATGCCCACCTGGAGGCGGGCCGCCTGGGCCAGCTCGCCTATCTGGCGGCCACGGCCAAGCGGCTGGGCGCATGCGGCATCGGCGCGTTCTTTGACCAGGAGGCAGCCACCCTCCTGGCCCTGCCCCAGGGCCACGCCCTCCTGTACCTTGTTGCGGTCGGTTGTGTTCGCAACCCCTGA
- the ercA gene encoding alcohol dehydrogenase-like regulatory protein ErcA: MPDQSLADLRKFVAPEFVFGPGAGSLAGQFAANLSVKKALIVSDPGLVRLGLPDQVAASLLAEGVDCAQFYDVTANPRDSEVMAGADLFRREQCDALVAVGGGSPMDCAKAIGIVCTNGRHILEFEGVDNVERPGPPLICIPTTAGTAADISQFCIVNDTGRKVKIAIVSKTMIPDVALIDPALTMSMDAHLTAHTGLDALTHAVEAYVSNASSAITDLHALEAVRLVHRHLIRAIETPDDMGARTGMMLASTYAGLAFSNAILGAVHAMAHSLGGLLDLPHGLCNAILLDHVADFNLAAAPERYRRLGNALGADIPASAGEEDIRRGTLGAIRELKRAAGVTQTLCDLGMTRAELPLLAENALADACMLTNPRQPTASEVIGIYEKAC, from the coding sequence ATGCCCGACCAGTCCCTCGCCGATCTCAGGAAGTTCGTGGCCCCGGAATTCGTCTTCGGCCCCGGCGCAGGGTCCCTCGCGGGCCAGTTCGCGGCCAACCTTTCGGTCAAGAAGGCCCTGATCGTCTCAGACCCTGGACTCGTGCGGCTCGGTCTGCCCGACCAGGTGGCCGCCAGCCTGCTGGCCGAGGGCGTGGACTGCGCCCAGTTCTACGATGTGACCGCCAACCCCCGCGACTCGGAGGTCATGGCCGGGGCCGACCTCTTCCGGCGCGAGCAGTGCGACGCCCTCGTGGCCGTGGGCGGCGGCAGCCCCATGGACTGCGCCAAGGCCATCGGCATCGTCTGCACCAATGGCCGCCATATTCTTGAATTCGAGGGCGTGGACAATGTCGAGCGGCCCGGACCGCCGCTCATCTGCATCCCCACCACGGCGGGCACGGCTGCGGACATCTCCCAGTTCTGCATCGTCAACGACACGGGCCGCAAGGTGAAGATCGCCATCGTCTCCAAGACCATGATTCCGGACGTGGCCCTGATCGACCCGGCCCTGACCATGAGCATGGACGCGCACCTGACCGCCCACACCGGGCTCGACGCCCTGACCCACGCGGTCGAGGCCTACGTCTCCAACGCCAGCTCGGCCATCACCGACCTCCATGCCCTGGAGGCGGTGCGTCTGGTCCACCGCCACCTGATCCGGGCCATCGAGACCCCGGACGACATGGGGGCGCGCACCGGCATGATGCTCGCCTCCACCTATGCGGGGCTGGCCTTCTCCAACGCCATCCTGGGCGCGGTCCACGCCATGGCCCACAGCCTGGGCGGCCTGCTCGACCTGCCCCACGGCCTGTGCAACGCCATCCTCCTCGACCACGTGGCCGACTTCAACCTCGCTGCCGCGCCCGAGCGCTACCGCCGCCTGGGCAACGCCCTGGGCGCGGACATCCCGGCCAGCGCAGGCGAGGAAGATATCAGGCGCGGCACCCTGGGAGCCATCAGGGAGCTCAAGCGGGCCGCGGGCGTGACCCAGACCCTGTGCGACCTGGGCATGACCAGGGCCGAACTGCCCCTGCTGGCAGAAAATGCCCTGGCCGATGCCTGCATGCTCACCAACCCGCGACAACCCACGGCCAGCGAGGTCATCGGCATCTATGAAAAGGCGTGCTGA
- a CDS encoding PAS domain S-box protein, with the protein MNRALRNLIPGCCLAVALLLACLAQAATPLADARPSVRKQILLLNSYHQNFLWNESIFRGLTDVLRPNETGIILHVENMDTKRVVFNEHSQQQLRDVFGHKYRGMTLDLIMVTDSNAFDFMRRYHQALFPEVPVVFCGVNFFTPDLIADHPLFTGVAETLDIRGTLWWALNHHPGTASVHLINDTTPSGRAVTRGVKADLATFAPDVTLHTMEAADLDELLEKVDKLPRNSLILYGVYFRTPEGRFHDTAEVLRAVSARASVPIYGLYDFDLGHGIVGGMLTSGYAQGQAMAQIALHVLAGRHPQDIPVIRESAPRPMFDYEQLRKYRIGMDALPENSEIINRPTTFYSEHMNLFWFGMIFTVVQMIIIFALIANTSRRKRAETELRKTHQSLEERVRERTSEVKETMEALRTVFDASHDAIFIHDVTGRILEANERMLKMYGLSADQIHDVSIARDISSRDNAVYRLSSYWRSVLNGEPQNFEWKARRPHDGAEFDVEVYLNRIVFHGQEAILTNVRDITVRKESENRIRQTLSKFEAILENSLMGIAMSKGRRLATINRRGAEIFGRTPAELVGSELAALLSSSNAVTDFVRTARDALSQSGEFNTEQAFLDSEGNTVWCRMYAKAVDQGSLDKGVIWAWDDITAQRRAQDDLMRAREDAEAANRAKSEFLAAMSHEIRTPMNAIVGMTDITLQTSLTTEQRDYLKTVMDSAQHLLGIINDILDLSKIEARKLCLDRVDFDLPSHVRTTLKGLEMQARQKGLDFVLELDQDVPACVKGDPLSLRQVLMNLVGNAIKFTHKGSIRVLVSPAQAQPDADDQRTVGVRFEVADTGIGIPESFMGTIFQSFSQTTRAFGGTGLGLAICKQLIGLMGGDISVTSTMGRGSVFSFVVRLEPGVACPVDEEPGPVRPPAPYRPLHILVAEDNEVNIMVTTLRLKEMGHSFALAKTGLEVLEQLRREPFDLILMDIEMPVLDGISTTKAIRAALPDGPIPNPAIPIIGVTAHALKEFRDRSLDAGMDDYVAKPVNFNELALIINRLAGGDTGQPAPPEANPQPDAPEPADAPTAMPDAPDAPWTPGLAMERLGVDETVFQGFLDTARTELTAMELELRQAMGAGNDAGGAALAHTIGSICASIGASRAARAARSLEAACRAQNEARPALEALEAEMASLRGLMDGN; encoded by the coding sequence ATGAACCGCGCTCTTCGAAACCTCATTCCAGGATGCTGCCTGGCCGTTGCCCTGCTGCTGGCGTGTCTCGCCCAAGCGGCAACGCCCCTTGCCGACGCCCGGCCCTCCGTGCGCAAGCAGATCCTGTTGCTCAATTCCTACCATCAGAACTTCCTCTGGAACGAGAGCATCTTCCGCGGCCTGACCGATGTGCTCCGGCCCAATGAAACGGGCATCATCCTGCATGTGGAGAACATGGACACCAAGCGCGTGGTGTTCAACGAACACTCCCAGCAGCAGTTGCGCGACGTGTTCGGGCACAAATACAGGGGCATGACCCTTGATCTGATCATGGTCACGGACAGCAATGCCTTCGACTTCATGCGCCGCTACCATCAGGCGCTGTTTCCAGAGGTGCCGGTGGTCTTCTGCGGGGTCAACTTCTTCACCCCGGACCTGATCGCGGACCACCCCCTGTTCACGGGCGTGGCCGAGACCCTGGACATCCGGGGCACCCTGTGGTGGGCGCTCAACCACCATCCCGGCACCGCATCGGTCCACCTGATCAACGACACCACGCCCTCGGGCCGGGCCGTGACCAGGGGCGTCAAGGCCGACCTGGCCACCTTTGCCCCGGATGTGACCCTGCACACCATGGAGGCCGCCGACCTGGACGAGCTGCTGGAAAAAGTGGACAAGCTGCCCAGAAACAGCCTGATCCTCTACGGCGTCTACTTCCGCACCCCGGAAGGCCGGTTCCACGACACCGCCGAGGTGCTGCGGGCCGTGTCCGCCAGGGCCAGCGTGCCCATCTATGGCCTCTACGACTTCGACCTGGGCCACGGCATCGTGGGCGGCATGCTCACCTCGGGCTATGCCCAGGGCCAGGCCATGGCCCAGATCGCCCTGCATGTCCTGGCCGGTCGCCATCCGCAGGACATCCCGGTCATCCGCGAGAGCGCGCCCAGGCCCATGTTCGACTACGAACAGCTCAGAAAATACCGCATCGGCATGGACGCCCTGCCCGAAAACAGCGAGATCATCAACCGCCCGACCACCTTCTATTCCGAACATATGAATCTCTTCTGGTTCGGCATGATCTTCACGGTGGTCCAGATGATCATCATCTTTGCCCTGATCGCCAACACCTCGCGCCGCAAGCGGGCCGAGACCGAATTGCGCAAGACGCACCAGTCCCTGGAGGAACGGGTGCGCGAGCGCACGAGCGAGGTCAAGGAAACCATGGAGGCCCTGCGCACGGTCTTTGACGCCTCCCACGACGCCATCTTCATCCACGATGTCACGGGCCGCATCCTGGAGGCCAACGAGCGCATGCTCAAGATGTACGGGCTTTCCGCCGACCAGATCCACGACGTGTCCATCGCCCGCGACATCTCAAGCCGCGACAACGCCGTGTACCGGCTGTCGTCCTACTGGCGCTCGGTGCTCAACGGCGAGCCCCAGAACTTCGAATGGAAGGCGAGACGCCCCCACGACGGCGCGGAGTTCGACGTGGAGGTCTACCTCAACCGGATCGTGTTCCACGGTCAGGAGGCCATCCTGACCAACGTCCGCGACATCACCGTGCGCAAGGAGTCCGAGAACCGCATCCGCCAGACCCTGTCCAAGTTCGAGGCCATCCTGGAGAACTCGCTCATGGGCATCGCCATGTCCAAGGGGCGCAGGCTGGCGACCATCAACCGGCGCGGGGCGGAGATTTTCGGGCGCACCCCGGCGGAGTTGGTGGGCAGCGAGCTGGCCGCGCTCCTGTCCTCGTCCAACGCGGTCACGGATTTCGTGCGCACGGCCCGCGATGCCCTGTCGCAAAGCGGCGAGTTCAACACCGAGCAGGCCTTTCTTGACAGCGAGGGCAACACGGTCTGGTGCCGCATGTACGCCAAGGCCGTGGACCAGGGCAGCCTGGACAAGGGCGTCATCTGGGCCTGGGACGACATCACCGCCCAACGCCGCGCCCAGGACGACCTGATGCGCGCCCGCGAGGACGCCGAGGCCGCCAACCGCGCCAAGAGCGAATTCCTGGCCGCCATGAGCCACGAGATCAGGACGCCCATGAACGCCATCGTGGGCATGACCGACATCACCCTGCAAACCAGCCTGACCACCGAGCAGCGCGACTATCTCAAGACGGTCATGGACTCGGCCCAGCACCTGCTCGGCATCATCAACGACATCCTCGACCTCTCCAAGATCGAGGCGCGCAAGCTCTGCCTCGACCGGGTGGATTTCGACCTGCCCTCCCACGTCCGCACCACCCTCAAGGGGTTGGAGATGCAGGCCCGGCAAAAAGGGCTCGACTTCGTGCTCGAACTCGACCAGGACGTTCCGGCCTGCGTCAAGGGCGACCCCCTGTCCCTGCGTCAGGTGCTCATGAACCTGGTGGGCAACGCCATCAAGTTCACCCACAAGGGGTCCATCCGCGTCCTTGTCAGCCCGGCCCAGGCGCAGCCCGACGCCGACGACCAGCGCACCGTGGGGGTGCGTTTCGAGGTGGCGGACACCGGCATAGGCATCCCGGAAAGCTTCATGGGCACCATCTTCCAGAGCTTTTCCCAGACCACACGGGCCTTTGGCGGTACGGGGCTGGGCCTTGCCATCTGCAAGCAGCTCATCGGGCTGATGGGCGGCGACATCTCGGTCACCAGCACGATGGGCAGGGGCAGCGTTTTCTCGTTCGTGGTCCGCCTGGAGCCGGGCGTGGCCTGCCCTGTGGACGAGGAGCCCGGCCCGGTCCGGCCCCCGGCCCCGTATCGCCCCCTGCACATCCTGGTGGCCGAGGACAACGAGGTCAACATCATGGTCACCACCCTCCGGCTCAAGGAGATGGGCCACTCCTTTGCCCTGGCCAAGACCGGTCTCGAAGTGCTCGAACAGCTCCGCCGGGAACCCTTTGACCTCATCCTCATGGACATCGAGATGCCCGTGCTCGACGGCATCTCCACCACCAAGGCCATCCGCGCGGCCCTGCCCGACGGCCCCATCCCCAACCCGGCCATCCCCATCATCGGGGTCACGGCCCACGCCCTCAAGGAATTCCGCGACAGGAGCCTGGACGCGGGCATGGACGACTATGTCGCCAAACCGGTCAACTTCAACGAGCTGGCCCTGATCATCAATAGGCTGGCCGGGGGCGACACAGGCCAACCAGCCCCGCCGGAGGCAAATCCGCAGCCGGACGCGCCGGAACCGGCTGACGCACCGACCGCGATGCCGGACGCGCCGGACGCACCCTGGACGCCAGGGCTGGCCATGGAGCGGCTGGGGGTGGACGAGACCGTGTTCCAGGGATTCCTGGATACGGCCCGGACCGAGCTGACGGCCATGGAGCTTGAGCTGCGGCAGGCCATGGGCGCAGGCAATGATGCCGGCGGGGCGGCCCTGGCCCACACCATCGGCTCCATCTGCGCGTCCATCGGCGCATCTCGGGCGGCGCGGGCCGCCAGAAGTCTGGAAGCCGCCTGCCGTGCGCAGAACGAGGCCCGGCCTGCCCTTGAAGCCCTGGAGGCGGAGATGGCCTCCCTGCGCGGGCTCATGGACGGAAACTGA